One Streptomyces fagopyri DNA window includes the following coding sequences:
- a CDS encoding beta-ketoacyl-[acyl-carrier-protein] synthase family protein codes for MTRRVAVTGIGVVAPGGTGATAFWDLLANGRTATRGITLFDPAGLRSRIAAECDFDPLAHGLDPELSRHADRYIQFAAVAADEAVRDSGLDTDREDPWRVGVSLGSAVGGTTRLEHDYVKVSAGGRRWDVDHREADPQLHLAFSPSTLASVVAERFGAQGPVQTVSTGCTSGLDAVGYAFHTIEEGRADVCIAGASDSPISPITMACFDAIKATSPDNDDPEHASRPFDAHRNGFVMGEGAAVLVLEEYEHARARGAHIYCEIGGYATYGNAYHMTGLTSEGREMARAIDTTLDQARLDPTLIDYVNAHGSGTRQNDRHETAAVKRSLGAHAYKTPMSSIKSMVGHSLGAIGAIEVVACVLALKHQVVPPTANYETPDPECDLDYVPRTARPRKLNNVLSVGSGFGGFQSAVLLTGPGGRNP; via the coding sequence GTGACCCGGCGGGTGGCCGTCACCGGTATCGGTGTGGTCGCTCCGGGCGGCACCGGAGCGACGGCGTTCTGGGACCTCCTCGCCAACGGCCGTACCGCGACCCGCGGCATCACGCTGTTCGACCCGGCGGGCCTGCGCTCGCGCATAGCCGCCGAATGCGACTTCGACCCCCTCGCCCACGGTCTCGACCCGGAGCTGAGCCGGCACGCGGACCGGTACATCCAGTTCGCCGCGGTCGCGGCCGACGAGGCCGTACGCGACTCGGGACTCGACACCGACAGGGAGGACCCCTGGCGTGTCGGTGTCTCGCTCGGCAGCGCCGTCGGCGGTACCACCCGCCTGGAACACGACTACGTCAAGGTCAGCGCGGGCGGTCGACGGTGGGACGTGGACCACCGCGAGGCCGATCCACAACTGCACCTGGCGTTCTCGCCCAGCACGCTCGCCTCGGTGGTCGCCGAGCGGTTCGGCGCACAGGGCCCGGTGCAGACCGTCTCCACCGGCTGCACCTCCGGACTCGACGCCGTCGGCTACGCCTTCCACACGATCGAGGAGGGCAGGGCGGACGTCTGCATCGCCGGGGCGTCCGACTCACCCATATCCCCGATCACCATGGCCTGCTTCGACGCCATCAAGGCGACGTCGCCCGACAACGACGACCCGGAACACGCCTCCCGGCCCTTCGACGCCCATCGCAACGGCTTCGTCATGGGCGAGGGCGCGGCGGTACTCGTCCTGGAGGAGTACGAGCACGCCCGGGCCCGCGGGGCGCACATCTACTGCGAGATCGGCGGCTACGCCACCTACGGCAACGCCTACCACATGACCGGTCTGACCAGCGAGGGCCGCGAGATGGCCCGGGCGATCGACACCACGCTCGACCAGGCGCGACTCGATCCGACACTGATCGACTACGTCAACGCCCACGGCTCGGGCACCCGGCAGAACGACCGCCACGAGACCGCCGCGGTCAAGCGGTCGCTGGGCGCCCACGCGTACAAGACGCCCATGAGCTCCATCAAGTCCATGGTGGGGCACTCGCTGGGCGCGATCGGCGCGATCGAGGTCGTCGCCTGCGTCCTCGCCCTGAAGCACCAGGTCGTGCCGCCCACCGCGAACTACGAAACTCCCGACCCCGAGTGCGACCTGGACTACGTTCCGCGCACCGCACGCCCCCGGAAGCTGAACAACGTGCTCTCCGTGGGCAGCGGATTCGGCGGTTTCCAGTCCGCGGTGCTCCTGACCGGGCCGGGTGGGAGGAACCCATGA
- a CDS encoding cupin domain-containing protein, with protein MIQKHPRIVDLSETEPNRRRGGDIRAMLTPATAGSTSGFMGLAIIQPGERIGEHYHPYSEEFVYVVAGALEVDLDGEAHALRPDQGLLIPINMRHRFRNVGDTEARMVFHLGPLAPRPSLGHVDTEVTDGHGPTPEFVAAGTDLSAPDHGRPSERSGAIK; from the coding sequence ATGATCCAGAAGCATCCACGCATCGTGGACCTGAGCGAGACGGAACCCAACCGCAGGCGCGGAGGCGACATCCGGGCCATGCTCACCCCCGCCACCGCGGGTTCCACCAGTGGGTTCATGGGCCTGGCCATCATCCAGCCCGGTGAGCGCATCGGCGAGCACTACCACCCGTACTCCGAGGAGTTCGTGTACGTCGTCGCCGGCGCGCTCGAGGTGGACCTGGACGGCGAGGCGCACGCGCTCCGGCCGGACCAGGGACTCCTGATCCCGATCAACATGCGCCACCGCTTCCGCAACGTCGGTGACACCGAGGCCCGCATGGTCTTCCACCTGGGCCCGCTCGCGCCCCGCCCGAGCCTCGGTCACGTCGACACGGAGGTGACCGACGGCCACGGGCCCACGCCTGAGTTCGTCGCCGCCGGGACGGACCTGTCCGCGCCTGACCACGGACGGCCGTCCGAGCGAAGTGGGGCCATAAAGTGA